TCCGGCGTTCTACGAGTCGCAGATTGATAATGCTGTGAGTGTTCTCTGCATCTCTAATATTCGATGTGTTTTGAACAAATTATGGAGTTCTTCGAGCTTTTTGATCGTGTGCTCATTCGGGAGttgaaaatttgtgtttcttctCAGGCCAAGAGGGATAACACGCAGCCGTGCTTTCCTTGCGATGGATCCGGCGCTCGTAAGCTATCTCGGACACCCCCTTTTGACATAGTGTTGATTCTTGAGTGGTAGTGTCCTGATGCTTGAGGTTACTATTTAACATGTTTGAATTGATGAAGATTCTCGGGTCGTTCTGTACTCGTTGAATTGCATTGCTTTATGGCAGAACATTGAATAGTCTTGCATTCCTAATACGATCCGACTCGATAGATCCAGACACATGTCAGTGCTTAATCATTTGTCTGTCTTAAGAAGTATAAAGTAGTTTGCATCGGCTGGATCATGAGCGAGCTGCTTACGTGATGGTAGTTTCTATTCGGCGAGGATTTTGCTTTCTTGTCGATTACCTTAAAATGGAACCCATTGAGATAAATTCAGAATGCACGCCTGTGCGGCATGATGAGTGCTATTGGataatctccttttttttctgggGTGGCGGGGCTTAATTCCATCTTCATTAAAAGATGCTCTTATGAGCTTTCGGGAATTTGGAGCTGAACTCCACGCTAACTGCTTAAGTACATCGCTTTGCTTCACTCGAGCTAGAACCCCGGTGAACTCCAAAGTGATCTCTTTTTGCCTTCATAGGATCAACTGAGCACTTTAATGATGGTATGTGTATTTGCTGactttgaaaaatgaagaagattctCATTTCAAACATGACAGTGAAAATTGAACTCTAAGGAGTCCAAATATAAGCTTTAGCTGTGAAGCTGTCGGTGTTGTGGATTTGCTGGGTACCTAATTCCGACTGATGCAACTCACGGTTTATTGTATATAGTTAAAGTCCAAATTTGATGTAACGTATTTTATTTCATTCCGTATTCTGAGAAAGTGTTGCCATCTCCAGAAAGGTGCAGATTCTGCACGGGCACCGGCACTGTGACTGTGGAACTTGGAGGGGACGAGAAGGAAGTGTCGCGCTGCATCAATTGCGATGGGGCTGGCTCTTTGACTTGCACCACATGTCAAGGATCTGGGATTCAACCCAGATACCTTGATCGCAGGTAAGCTTCTCTCAGCTGAATCTCTGTTTATTCTCTCATGGAGAAAAACTCCTGGATATTGATTTTAGACCGAAGCTTAAGCTATAGTCATCCACATAAGTTACTTGAAATAGGCAACGAAACTGTCGGGCCTTATCATGACAGAAATTCAGACAACAACAGCAGGGATATACTGCATTATTGTACCCCCTTGTGAACCTCAAAGCGGGTACACTGATTCAGTCTTTATATCGGGACTTAAGATATCACACAAGTCCTAAGGTGCTCGTTTATCCTGAAAGAAAACGACATACATCCTACAAATGGATGATTCAATTACTTCATTCAATTAATCATTGCTGATGTTGCACTTGGTTCCAGCACAAAACAAAACCTAGCTCAAAAAAGGATTTTATTAACGAGTTCCTCCAAGCAGTCATTAGTCATACTTAATAATGCTCATTTCCAATGAACTGATTGCACATAATACGAGAGAGACAGTGCGTTAGAAATGATAATTACTCTTTATTTGGATGTTGGGTCACTTGTTAACAAAATCCTTCAAACAGTTGTTGGTCTTTGGCTAAGTGACTTACATGCACAAGAGAGAGAATTATTACTGTCCCGTGACAAATACTGAATGATAAAAAAGGGGAATGCTTTCAAGCGCATCCCGGTGCAAACTAGCTGACTGAGCCTACGGCATCCTTACCACTTTCTGGATAGTGCTGCATCTTAGTTTGATTCCCCTACCACGAGTAATTGCATGCTATGGTCTAGGTGACAAATCAACATCTGTCTGTATGCTGTGAATAAGCAGTTAAATCTTGtgtggaaggagatgtaggataTGAAGTTCTATCAGCCATGGAATGTTCACAGAACCATAATGCACATTTTCCATTAGTATCAGGACTGAATCTACAAATTGGTTGGCCTTATAAGGTTGGTGATGCTCATGTAATTCATATATATTTTGGGTGGACAGAGAGTTCAAAGACGATGATTGAAGCCCTTACAATggtagcagcagcagcagtacGGATGTGGCTTGAAGACTCACGAACAGTTACTTGGGAAATCATAGACAGAGCACCACGTTTTTGGAGACCAATTGCATTATTGTTTGATTGTGTTTGTTATCTCTGCTAATGTTGTAATCACAAATTCGCAATTCAAAACTAAAGTGAGTCAGCTTTCTCTGTTCTTCTCGTGTACATCCCTCTCCCCGTTAAGAGACTTGGCCATTGGGAATAAGAAATTGCCAACTATATTCACTGTAGAGGGTAGTGCAGTATAGCGTAGTGTTGTTGCGGATGTGCGACATATAACATATCAGTGAAACCCAACTAGTATAAGGTTAGCAGACAAGATTTAATAAGAACCAAGAACCCTCTCAATGGGTAGCTTGAATCCACTAAATATGAGTACAcaaaaaaagtgagtttttggACCCATTCCAACACATTTAAGCTTGGGCAAGCCGTCCTCTTCTTTCAAGCCAAGTCAGCTCAAATTAAAATCCTAAGTTCATCTCAGCTTGGGCAAACCGTTCTCTTCTTTCAAGCCAAGTCAGCTCACATTAAAATCCTAAGTTCATCTCAACAGCaggtttctctttttcctctctgaTAGCTACTAAAACCCTACAAAGTCTCCTATAGATACCATAACCAGCCACCTGACTCACTGAACAAAGCACACAAAAGCATCATTACAATTCTCTTC
The window above is part of the Eucalyptus grandis isolate ANBG69807.140 chromosome 6, ASM1654582v1, whole genome shotgun sequence genome. Proteins encoded here:
- the LOC104448144 gene encoding protein SPA, chloroplastic produces the protein MSLAPSLPRLRTPFLHSSPLKRSPSLSAKPAGAHRRSSPPLSYPRIRAVDLDQNTVVAISVGLVSVAVGIGVPAFYESQIDNAAKRDNTQPCFPCDGSGAQRCRFCTGTGTVTVELGGDEKEVSRCINCDGAGSLTCTTCQGSGIQPRYLDRREFKDDD